In bacterium, the genomic stretch AATAGGAATAAGGGATGGTGAAATGGAGAGAGTAGAAGATTTTAAAGTGAGATTTGTAATCGATAGTGACTGGATATGGGCATTCCAAATAGGATTCAACCCTAAAAGAAAAGGTTTTGTTGGAAGAAATATACTTTTTAAATCCTTTTTCTGTGTAACCTTAAATCCAAAAACACGCACTTCAATGCTTAAATTACTCTAATAACATTTCAGAGAGCAGGAAAGATTTTGTAAGGGTTCAGGGAGGATAAAAATAAGGAGAAAGGGAGAAGATGGAGAAGTGGAGAAAAGAAGAGTTAAGTGATAGGATTATTAATGCCTGTATTAATGTCCATAAAAAGTTAGGACCTGGTTTTCTGGAGAGCATCTATCACAATGCCTTGAAGGTTGAGTTTGCAAGACAGAACATCATCTTTGAATCAGAAA encodes the following:
- a CDS encoding GxxExxY protein, which codes for MEKWRKEELSDRIINACINVHKKLGPGFLESIYHNALKVEFARQNIIFESE